One genomic region from Equus asinus isolate D_3611 breed Donkey chromosome 10, EquAss-T2T_v2, whole genome shotgun sequence encodes:
- the RPL35 gene encoding large ribosomal subunit protein uL29, giving the protein MAKIKARDLRGKKKEELLKQLDDLKVELSQLRVAKVTGGAASKLSKIRVVRKSIARVLTVINQTQKENLRKFYKGKKYKPLDLRPKKTRAMRRRLNKHEEGLKTKKQQRKERLYPLRKYAVKA; this is encoded by the exons ATG GCCAAGATTAAGGCTCGAGACCTTCGcggcaagaagaaggaagagctgCTGAAACAGCTGGACGACCTGAAGGTGGAGCTGTCCCAGCTGCGCGTCGCCAAAGTGACTGGCGGCGCGGCGTCCAAGCTCTCCAAGAT CCGAGTTGTTCGCAAATCCATTGCCCGTGTTCTCACCGTCATTAACCAGACTCAGAAAGAGAACCTCAGGAAATTCTACAAG GGCAAGAAGTACAAGCCCCTGGATCTGCGGCCCAAGAAAACACGTGCCATGCGCCGCCGGCTCAACAAGCACGAAGAGGGCCTGAAGACCAAGAAGCAGCAGCGGAAGGAGCGGCTGTACCCCCTGCGGAAGTACGCGGTCAAGGCCTGA
- the WDR38 gene encoding WD repeat-containing protein 38 isoform X5 has translation MNSRAPGTLAVGRVKFFSRHRGEVNSSAFSPDGQTLLTASEDGCVYGWETQSGRLLWRLGGHTGPVKFCRFSPDGRLFASTSCDCTIRLWDVAEAKCLQVLKGHQRSVETVSFSPDSKQLASGGWDKRVMLWEVQSGHVLRHLAGHRDSVQSSEFAPSSDCLATGSWDATIRIWDLRTGTPEVYQELEGHSGNISCLCYSASGLLASGSWDKTIHIWKSSTRSLLLQLKGHVTWVKSITFSPDGLQLASAGYSRMVKVWDCNTGKCMETLKGVLDVAHACTFTPDGRLLVCGAADQARRQVHRSQITQALLKMTPPRMAPGPHALRLPAQGARGPVE, from the exons ATGAACAGCCGGGCCCCAGGGACGCTGGCCGTGGGGAGAGTGAAATTCTTCAGCCGGCACCGCGGGGAG GTCAACTCCTCCGCCTTCTCTCCCGACGGCCAGACGCTGCTCACAGCCTCCGAAGATGGCTGTGTGTATGGCTGGGAGACCCAGAGTGGGCGGCTGCTGTGGAGGCTGGGTGGCCACACAG GCCCCGTGAAGTTCTGCCGCTTCTCTCCTGATGGCCGCCTCTTTGCCAGCACCTCCTGTGACTGCACCATCCGCCTGTGGGATGTGGCAGAAGCCAAGTGTCTGCAGGTCCTAAAGG GTCACCAGCGGAGTGTGGAGACGGTCAGCTTCAGCCCTGACTCGAAGCAGCTGGCATCGGGTGGCTGGGACAAGCGGGTGATGCTCTGGGAGGTGCAG TCTGGCCACGTGCTTCGCCACTTAGCAGGGCACCGAGACTCCGTCCAGAGCAGTGAATTCGCACCCAGCTCAGACTGCCTG GCCACTGGCTCCTGGGACGCCACCATACGCATCTGGGACCTGCGGACGGGGACCCCAGAGGTCTACCAGGAGCTGGAGGGCCACAGTGGCAACATCAGCTGCCTGTGCTACTCAGCGTCTGGCCTCCTG GCATCTGGCTCCTGGGACAAGACCATCCACATCTGGAAGTCCTCGACCAGAAGCCTGCTCCTCCAGCTCAAGGGCCACGTCACCTGGGTGAAGAGCATAACCTTCTCCCCTGATGGGCTGCAGCTGGCCAGCGCTGGCTACTCGCGCATG GTCAAAGTCTGGGACTGCAACACGGGAAAGTGCATGGAGACGCTGAAG GGAGTCCTGGACGTGGCCCATGCCTGCACCTTCACCCCAGATGGGAGGCTCTTAGTGTGTGGAGCTGCAGATCAGGCAAGACGCCAAGTCCACCGCAGTCAAATCACCCAGGCTCTCTTGAAGATGACACCACCTCGGATGGCTCCTGGACCTCATGCCCTGCGTCTCCCTGCCCAAGGCGCAAGGGGCCCGGTGGAATGA
- the WDR38 gene encoding WD repeat-containing protein 38 isoform X2: protein METSCTQFPLPLLPVLSGGPRVGPAPAQEEVPRAGRPRAHEQPGPRDAGRGESEILQPAPRGGPVKFCRFSPDGRLFASTSCDCTIRLWDVAEAKCLQVLKGHQRSVETVSFSPDSKQLASGGWDKRVMLWEVQSGHVLRHLAGHRDSVQSSEFAPSSDCLATGSWDATIRIWDLRTGTPEVYQELEGHSGNISCLCYSASGLLASGSWDKTIHIWKSSTRSLLLQLKGHVTWVKSITFSPDGLQLASAGYSRMFQGKEMGTAPNPDTRYYAGHFKYNSRQRHPDQEFKVKVWDCNTGKCMETLKVRPVAEAPKGSPGRGPCLHLHPRWEALSVWSCRSGKTPSPPQSNHPGSLEDDTTSDGSWTSCPASPCPRRKGPGGMNLGKDSQAALHHRPKVTTTGHPMITVVRTVRAPDQGG, encoded by the exons ATGGAAACCTCTTGTACACagttccctcttcccctcctccctgtcctAAGTGGGGGTCCGCGGGTCGGACCGGCGCCTGCCCAGGAGGAAGTCCCCCGGGCCGGGCGGCCGCGGGCCCATGAACAGCCGGGCCCCAGGGACGCTGGCCGTGGGGAGAGTGAAATTCTTCAGCCGGCACCGCGGGGAG GCCCCGTGAAGTTCTGCCGCTTCTCTCCTGATGGCCGCCTCTTTGCCAGCACCTCCTGTGACTGCACCATCCGCCTGTGGGATGTGGCAGAAGCCAAGTGTCTGCAGGTCCTAAAGG GTCACCAGCGGAGTGTGGAGACGGTCAGCTTCAGCCCTGACTCGAAGCAGCTGGCATCGGGTGGCTGGGACAAGCGGGTGATGCTCTGGGAGGTGCAG TCTGGCCACGTGCTTCGCCACTTAGCAGGGCACCGAGACTCCGTCCAGAGCAGTGAATTCGCACCCAGCTCAGACTGCCTG GCCACTGGCTCCTGGGACGCCACCATACGCATCTGGGACCTGCGGACGGGGACCCCAGAGGTCTACCAGGAGCTGGAGGGCCACAGTGGCAACATCAGCTGCCTGTGCTACTCAGCGTCTGGCCTCCTG GCATCTGGCTCCTGGGACAAGACCATCCACATCTGGAAGTCCTCGACCAGAAGCCTGCTCCTCCAGCTCAAGGGCCACGTCACCTGGGTGAAGAGCATAACCTTCTCCCCTGATGGGCTGCAGCTGGCCAGCGCTGGCTACTCGCGCATG TTTCAGGGAAAGGAAATGGGGACTGCACCGAACCCTGACACAAGATACTACGCTGGGCATTTTAAATACAACTCAAGACAACGGCACCCAGACCAAGAATTTAAG GTCAAAGTCTGGGACTGCAACACGGGAAAGTGCATGGAGACGCTGAAGGTGAGGCCTGTGGCTGAGGCACCCAAAG GGAGTCCTGGACGTGGCCCATGCCTGCACCTTCACCCCAGATGGGAGGCTCTTAGTGTGTGGAGCTGCAGATCAGGCAAGACGCCAAGTCCACCGCAGTCAAATCACCCAGGCTCTCTTGAAGATGACACCACCTCGGATGGCTCCTGGACCTCATGCCCTGCGTCTCCCTGCCCAAGGCGCAAGGGGCCCGGTGGAATGAACCTGGGAAAGGACAGTCAGGCAGCCCTCCACCACAGGCCCAAAGTCACCACCACAGGGCACCCAATGATCACTGTGGTCAGAACCGTGCGGGCCCCAGACCAGGGCGGCTGA
- the WDR38 gene encoding WD repeat-containing protein 38 isoform X4, with amino-acid sequence MNSRAPGTLAVGRVKFFSRHRGEVNSSAFSPDGQTLLTASEDGCVYGWETQSGRLLWRLGGHTGPVKFCRFSPDGRLFASTSCDCTIRLWDVAEAKCLQVLKGHQRSVETVSFSPDSKQLASGGWDKRVMLWEVQSGHVLRHLAGHRDSVQSSEFAPSSDCLATGSWDATIRIWDLRTGTPEVYQELEGHSGNISCLCYSASGLLASGSWDKTIHIWKSSTRSLLLQLKGHVTWVKSITFSPDGLQLASAGYSRMFQGKEMGTAPNPDTRYYAGHFKYNSRQRHPDQEFKVKVWDCNTGKCMETLKGVLDVAHACTFTPDGRLLVCGAADQARRQVHRSQITQALLKMTPPRMAPGPHALRLPAQGARGPVE; translated from the exons ATGAACAGCCGGGCCCCAGGGACGCTGGCCGTGGGGAGAGTGAAATTCTTCAGCCGGCACCGCGGGGAG GTCAACTCCTCCGCCTTCTCTCCCGACGGCCAGACGCTGCTCACAGCCTCCGAAGATGGCTGTGTGTATGGCTGGGAGACCCAGAGTGGGCGGCTGCTGTGGAGGCTGGGTGGCCACACAG GCCCCGTGAAGTTCTGCCGCTTCTCTCCTGATGGCCGCCTCTTTGCCAGCACCTCCTGTGACTGCACCATCCGCCTGTGGGATGTGGCAGAAGCCAAGTGTCTGCAGGTCCTAAAGG GTCACCAGCGGAGTGTGGAGACGGTCAGCTTCAGCCCTGACTCGAAGCAGCTGGCATCGGGTGGCTGGGACAAGCGGGTGATGCTCTGGGAGGTGCAG TCTGGCCACGTGCTTCGCCACTTAGCAGGGCACCGAGACTCCGTCCAGAGCAGTGAATTCGCACCCAGCTCAGACTGCCTG GCCACTGGCTCCTGGGACGCCACCATACGCATCTGGGACCTGCGGACGGGGACCCCAGAGGTCTACCAGGAGCTGGAGGGCCACAGTGGCAACATCAGCTGCCTGTGCTACTCAGCGTCTGGCCTCCTG GCATCTGGCTCCTGGGACAAGACCATCCACATCTGGAAGTCCTCGACCAGAAGCCTGCTCCTCCAGCTCAAGGGCCACGTCACCTGGGTGAAGAGCATAACCTTCTCCCCTGATGGGCTGCAGCTGGCCAGCGCTGGCTACTCGCGCATG TTTCAGGGAAAGGAAATGGGGACTGCACCGAACCCTGACACAAGATACTACGCTGGGCATTTTAAATACAACTCAAGACAACGGCACCCAGACCAAGAATTTAAG GTCAAAGTCTGGGACTGCAACACGGGAAAGTGCATGGAGACGCTGAAG GGAGTCCTGGACGTGGCCCATGCCTGCACCTTCACCCCAGATGGGAGGCTCTTAGTGTGTGGAGCTGCAGATCAGGCAAGACGCCAAGTCCACCGCAGTCAAATCACCCAGGCTCTCTTGAAGATGACACCACCTCGGATGGCTCCTGGACCTCATGCCCTGCGTCTCCCTGCCCAAGGCGCAAGGGGCCCGGTGGAATGA
- the WDR38 gene encoding WD repeat-containing protein 38 isoform X3: MNSRAPGTLAVGRVKFFSRHRGEVNSSAFSPDGQTLLTASEDGCVYGWETQSGRLLWRLGGHTGPVKFCRFSPDGRLFASTSCDCTIRLWDVAEAKCLQVLKGHQRSVETVSFSPDSKQLASGGWDKRVMLWEVQSGHVLRHLAGHRDSVQSSEFAPSSDCLATGSWDATIRIWDLRTGTPEVYQELEGHSGNISCLCYSASGLLASGSWDKTIHIWKSSTRSLLLQLKGHVTWVKSITFSPDGLQLASAGYSRMVKVWDCNTGKCMETLKVRPVAEAPKGSPGRGPCLHLHPRWEALSVWSCRSGKTPSPPQSNHPGSLEDDTTSDGSWTSCPASPCPRRKGPGGMNLGKDSQAALHHRPKVTTTGHPMITVVRTVRAPDQGG, encoded by the exons ATGAACAGCCGGGCCCCAGGGACGCTGGCCGTGGGGAGAGTGAAATTCTTCAGCCGGCACCGCGGGGAG GTCAACTCCTCCGCCTTCTCTCCCGACGGCCAGACGCTGCTCACAGCCTCCGAAGATGGCTGTGTGTATGGCTGGGAGACCCAGAGTGGGCGGCTGCTGTGGAGGCTGGGTGGCCACACAG GCCCCGTGAAGTTCTGCCGCTTCTCTCCTGATGGCCGCCTCTTTGCCAGCACCTCCTGTGACTGCACCATCCGCCTGTGGGATGTGGCAGAAGCCAAGTGTCTGCAGGTCCTAAAGG GTCACCAGCGGAGTGTGGAGACGGTCAGCTTCAGCCCTGACTCGAAGCAGCTGGCATCGGGTGGCTGGGACAAGCGGGTGATGCTCTGGGAGGTGCAG TCTGGCCACGTGCTTCGCCACTTAGCAGGGCACCGAGACTCCGTCCAGAGCAGTGAATTCGCACCCAGCTCAGACTGCCTG GCCACTGGCTCCTGGGACGCCACCATACGCATCTGGGACCTGCGGACGGGGACCCCAGAGGTCTACCAGGAGCTGGAGGGCCACAGTGGCAACATCAGCTGCCTGTGCTACTCAGCGTCTGGCCTCCTG GCATCTGGCTCCTGGGACAAGACCATCCACATCTGGAAGTCCTCGACCAGAAGCCTGCTCCTCCAGCTCAAGGGCCACGTCACCTGGGTGAAGAGCATAACCTTCTCCCCTGATGGGCTGCAGCTGGCCAGCGCTGGCTACTCGCGCATG GTCAAAGTCTGGGACTGCAACACGGGAAAGTGCATGGAGACGCTGAAGGTGAGGCCTGTGGCTGAGGCACCCAAAG GGAGTCCTGGACGTGGCCCATGCCTGCACCTTCACCCCAGATGGGAGGCTCTTAGTGTGTGGAGCTGCAGATCAGGCAAGACGCCAAGTCCACCGCAGTCAAATCACCCAGGCTCTCTTGAAGATGACACCACCTCGGATGGCTCCTGGACCTCATGCCCTGCGTCTCCCTGCCCAAGGCGCAAGGGGCCCGGTGGAATGAACCTGGGAAAGGACAGTCAGGCAGCCCTCCACCACAGGCCCAAAGTCACCACCACAGGGCACCCAATGATCACTGTGGTCAGAACCGTGCGGGCCCCAGACCAGGGCGGCTGA
- the ARPC5L gene encoding actin-related protein 2/3 complex subunit 5-like protein has translation MARNTLSSRFRRVDIDEFDENKFVDEQEEAAAAAAEPGPDPSEVDGLLRQGDMLRAFHAALRNSPVNTKNQAVKERAQGVVLKVLTNFKSSEIEQAVQSLDRNGVDLLMKYIYKGFEKPTENSSALLLQWHEKALAVGGLGSIIRVLTARKTV, from the exons ATGGCCCGGAACACGCTGTCCTCGCGCTTCCGTCGGGTGGACATCGACGAGTTCGACGAGAACAAATTCGTGGACGAgcaggaggaggcggcggcggcggcggccgagcCAGGCCCGGACCCGAGCGAGGTGGACGGGCTCCTGCGGCAA GGGGACATGCTTCGGGCGTTTCATGCCGCCCTGCGGAACTCTCCCGTCAACACCAAGAATCAAGCTGTGAAG GAACGAGCCCAGGGCGTGGTGCTGAAAGTGCTTACAAATTTTAAGAGCAGCGAAATTGAGCAGGCCGTGCAGTCACTGGACAGAAACGGCGTTGACTTGCTAATGAAGTACATTTATAAAGGGTTTGAGAAGCCCACAGAGAATAGCAGCGCACTGTTACTCCAGTGGCATGAAAAG GCATTAGCAGTAGGAGGACTAGGCTCCATTATAAGAGTTCTTACAGCAAGAAAGACTGTTTAA
- the WDR38 gene encoding WD repeat-containing protein 38 isoform X1 translates to MNSRAPGTLAVGRVKFFSRHRGEVNSSAFSPDGQTLLTASEDGCVYGWETQSGRLLWRLGGHTGPVKFCRFSPDGRLFASTSCDCTIRLWDVAEAKCLQVLKGHQRSVETVSFSPDSKQLASGGWDKRVMLWEVQSGHVLRHLAGHRDSVQSSEFAPSSDCLATGSWDATIRIWDLRTGTPEVYQELEGHSGNISCLCYSASGLLASGSWDKTIHIWKSSTRSLLLQLKGHVTWVKSITFSPDGLQLASAGYSRMFQGKEMGTAPNPDTRYYAGHFKYNSRQRHPDQEFKVKVWDCNTGKCMETLKVRPVAEAPKGSPGRGPCLHLHPRWEALSVWSCRSGKTPSPPQSNHPGSLEDDTTSDGSWTSCPASPCPRRKGPGGMNLGKDSQAALHHRPKVTTTGHPMITVVRTVRAPDQGG, encoded by the exons ATGAACAGCCGGGCCCCAGGGACGCTGGCCGTGGGGAGAGTGAAATTCTTCAGCCGGCACCGCGGGGAG GTCAACTCCTCCGCCTTCTCTCCCGACGGCCAGACGCTGCTCACAGCCTCCGAAGATGGCTGTGTGTATGGCTGGGAGACCCAGAGTGGGCGGCTGCTGTGGAGGCTGGGTGGCCACACAG GCCCCGTGAAGTTCTGCCGCTTCTCTCCTGATGGCCGCCTCTTTGCCAGCACCTCCTGTGACTGCACCATCCGCCTGTGGGATGTGGCAGAAGCCAAGTGTCTGCAGGTCCTAAAGG GTCACCAGCGGAGTGTGGAGACGGTCAGCTTCAGCCCTGACTCGAAGCAGCTGGCATCGGGTGGCTGGGACAAGCGGGTGATGCTCTGGGAGGTGCAG TCTGGCCACGTGCTTCGCCACTTAGCAGGGCACCGAGACTCCGTCCAGAGCAGTGAATTCGCACCCAGCTCAGACTGCCTG GCCACTGGCTCCTGGGACGCCACCATACGCATCTGGGACCTGCGGACGGGGACCCCAGAGGTCTACCAGGAGCTGGAGGGCCACAGTGGCAACATCAGCTGCCTGTGCTACTCAGCGTCTGGCCTCCTG GCATCTGGCTCCTGGGACAAGACCATCCACATCTGGAAGTCCTCGACCAGAAGCCTGCTCCTCCAGCTCAAGGGCCACGTCACCTGGGTGAAGAGCATAACCTTCTCCCCTGATGGGCTGCAGCTGGCCAGCGCTGGCTACTCGCGCATG TTTCAGGGAAAGGAAATGGGGACTGCACCGAACCCTGACACAAGATACTACGCTGGGCATTTTAAATACAACTCAAGACAACGGCACCCAGACCAAGAATTTAAG GTCAAAGTCTGGGACTGCAACACGGGAAAGTGCATGGAGACGCTGAAGGTGAGGCCTGTGGCTGAGGCACCCAAAG GGAGTCCTGGACGTGGCCCATGCCTGCACCTTCACCCCAGATGGGAGGCTCTTAGTGTGTGGAGCTGCAGATCAGGCAAGACGCCAAGTCCACCGCAGTCAAATCACCCAGGCTCTCTTGAAGATGACACCACCTCGGATGGCTCCTGGACCTCATGCCCTGCGTCTCCCTGCCCAAGGCGCAAGGGGCCCGGTGGAATGAACCTGGGAAAGGACAGTCAGGCAGCCCTCCACCACAGGCCCAAAGTCACCACCACAGGGCACCCAATGATCACTGTGGTCAGAACCGTGCGGGCCCCAGACCAGGGCGGCTGA